Proteins encoded within one genomic window of Halorussus salilacus:
- a CDS encoding TorD/DmsD family molecular chaperone, with protein MNDEAIYTARLELIDFLIEAFWDAPTEAFVADLIEGEVELPEESVTPEMDEGFAMLESWIERNRGEDVADVRDELEREYTRLFVGPRPPVLPHETYYREDTDFIGDGLVAVEESYAAVGWEPPEEYPEEADFVAVELAFLRHLVDRQRRGEEEAFGFERVFLDEHLLEWADAFVDDVREKADPGLFLAASLAFGGLVTFEDELVAQMVPG; from the coding sequence ATGAACGACGAAGCAATCTACACGGCACGGCTCGAACTGATCGACTTCCTCATCGAAGCGTTCTGGGACGCGCCCACCGAGGCGTTCGTCGCCGACCTGATCGAGGGGGAGGTCGAACTCCCGGAGGAGTCGGTGACCCCCGAGATGGACGAGGGGTTCGCGATGCTGGAGTCGTGGATCGAGCGCAACCGGGGCGAGGACGTGGCCGACGTCCGCGACGAACTCGAACGCGAGTACACCCGGCTGTTCGTCGGCCCGCGACCCCCGGTGCTCCCCCACGAGACGTACTACCGCGAGGACACCGACTTCATCGGCGACGGACTGGTGGCCGTCGAGGAGAGCTACGCCGCGGTCGGCTGGGAGCCCCCGGAGGAGTACCCCGAGGAGGCCGACTTCGTCGCGGTGGAACTCGCGTTCCTGCGACACCTCGTCGACCGACAGCGACGCGGCGAGGAGGAGGCGTTCGGCTTCGAGCGGGTGTTCCTCGACGAGCACCTGCTGGAGTGGGCCGACGCGTTCGTCGACGACGTGCGCGAGAAGGCCGACCCGGGGCTGTTCCTCGCGGCCAGCCTCGCGTTCGGGGGACTCGTCACCTTCGAGGACGAACTGGTCGCACAGATGGTCCCGGGGTGA